The DNA segment AGCGAGCCAGAAAAAGCCACAAAAGAAAACAAGACCCCACCGTTCGAGAGTACAAACAACCTGACCTAGAAATGCTCGAATTATTTGCAGCGACGGGAGAAATAGACCTCAAGTATTTGGATGAATCAGGGTTTTGCTTGTGGAGTGAACCAGGCTACACCTATTACTTTCGCGGTGAACAAAAACGTTTGGAACAAACTCTTCGTCGTGGTCGCCGACTCAGCATCATCGGATTTCTTCAACCTTTGATCAGTTTTGTTTATGGTTTAGTCATTGGGGGCGTTAACCGGAAGTCTTATATCCAGATGATGGAGATTGAAGCAGCTGATGCTCAGAAAACCGGACATATTCGCGTAATTGTCCAAGATAACGGGCCGATACACCGATGTCATCAGGTACAAGAACTCTGGCCTAAATGGGAGAGTATGGGTTTGTACATTTTCTTTTTACCCAAATATTGCTCGGAAATGAATCCCATTGAATTGGAATGGCAGCATCTTAAAAAAGATGAACTCAGAGGGCAAACATTTGATGATGAATTAGACCTTGCTTATGCGGTAATTAATGGTGTTGAAGCTAGGGGTAAAAAAGGTAACTACAGTACGCAACGTGTTAAATTTAACTCTAATTCTATTACTTAATGTTTCGTTACATACTTGGGACTTTTCCCACCCACCTACTTACATTGCGTGAATAGGAGACATCTTCACTCTTTAAGGGAAACATTTATGAATACAGTAAAATCTCAATATCGACCTTACTTGCTCAAAATTCAACCACTATGGTTGAGAGAGAAGATATACTGGAAGCTTTATTCCAAAAAAATGGATGACAAAATAGATGAATATTTACCATTATTTACAAGTGCTAAATTAGAGTTTGCGTCTCATATTTCAATGAATCTGATACCAACAGACGTAAGCCACAAAATGCTCGCA comes from the Nostoc sp. PCC 7120 = FACHB-418 genome and includes:
- a CDS encoding IS630 family transposase (programmed frameshift) produces the protein MGARLRVFLSLEEDRTLFNLRTADVPQKVKDRAEVIRLNAHGWYVEKIAAHVNWTSQTVREVLHKWEKHGLQGLWEQPGRGGKAKWQEEDIVFLEECLKKEPRTYNSHQLAQKLETERAIKLSPDRIRRVLKKGIDWKRARKSHKRKQDPTVREYKQPDLEMLELFAATGEIDLKYLDESGFCLWSEPGYTYYFRGEQKRLEQTLRRGRRLSIIGFLQPLISFVYGLVIGGVNRKSYIQMMEIEAADAQKTGHIRVIVQDNGPIHRCHQVQELWPKWESMGLYIFFLPKYCSEMNPIELEWQHLKKDELRGQTFDDELDLAYAVINGVEARGKKGNYSTQRVKFNSNSIT